The genomic window TGACGTAATCCACCGGAGTGCCGGGGAAGTTGGTTTCGGCCAGGAAGACGCCGCCGCGGGTCCCGACGACGGGCAACAGGTTCGCAGCGAACGCAGAGCGGCCGTTTCGGTCCAGAACGTGCAGGACCCCACGGATGAAGACGTTCGCATCCCCGGTCCAGCCCGCTGCTTCCAAGGCCGTTGCCACCGTTAGTGCGGCGTCAGGTGCCGTCATGTCGCACACGGCGTAGGACGCCGTCGGGATTCCCGCTGATTCCTGCCGCGCCCGCTCGACGGCGTTCGCGGAGTAGTCAAGCCCCAGCGCATGCGGGAAGTGGCCTGCCAGCAGACGGGTGAGGCTGCCATTGCCGCATCCGACGTCCACCACAGGCAAAGAACGGTCCAGCTGCGCCAGTTTGGGGAGGTAGCCGTTGAGTTCGTGGTCGCTGCCAGAATCCCACAAGACATCGCCCGTGGCACCGGTGGAACCAATATCGCCCCAGAACCGATCCCAGGCAGTGCGGGGATCCTTGGGGGCGGCGGAAGAGAGCCTGATGAGGCGGGGAATCAGCAGGTACTTCTGCAGCGCGCTAAACATCCTCCAAATATAAGTGGCGCTAGGCCTCCACCAGCCACTCCAACGCCTCTGTTTCAGAGGTGAAGAACTTGGTGGGGCACGGGGGCTTCATGATCCCGAGGAAAAAGTTGGCAATGACCCTGTCCACCGGCGAAGAGCCCCAGAGCGCGATCCGGTTTGCCTGGCATGGTTTGGCAAAGACCGAGCGGGCACCGCGGGTCACATCATCGGTGGTGGCCATGTCCACGATCATCGGATGGCGGTCTTCCCCGCAGAGCTCGTTCACCCGGTCCATGGCCCGCTGGGCATCGGATTCCTGGATCCGGGCTCCGCGGGGCCACGTCAGGCGAAGGATGCCCGGTTCCTCAAGCTCAAGGTCGAACGATACGTTCTGGTGATCCTGCGGTGTTGCTGGGTGGTCCACAGTGCTCCTTGCATATTGATCCTGCTGCAAGGGAGGCGGGCGATGCTCCCCTGCTGACATCCTCAAGGCTGTCGAATCCCAAGGGCAATGTAAAGGTATGGACCAGGACTCATCAGGCACAATGGACGCACAGGCACCTTTGTCCGCAAAGCCGCTGATAGTGTGTTGGCACATCGTGAAACACCGCGAATGAAACGTTGGAACGGAAGGGGCTCAGTGGGCGAGACCGTTGCCGACGTACAGCATGCCCGCTCCGCCGTAGTGGCGGATTCAGACAAGGACCGTTTGGCCGCGACAACGGCCGCCCTTGCCGAAGCGGGATTCAACGTTTCCCATGCCCCGGATGCGGCAGCCCTGGCCGCCCATCTCCAGCACACCACCCCATCGGTAGTGGTGGCTGAGAGCCCGCTGGCCCACGGACTGCGCAACCCCGGGGTTCCCATACTGCTGATCCTTGCCCCGCAGGAATCCCTGGACTTCCAGGAAGTGGAATCCTGGCGCGTGACGGACTACGTCGTCAGTCCCATCCGATCCGGAGAACTGGTCCACCGCGTTGAAACGCTGATCGGCCTGGCCGCCGAGCGCTCACGCTCCCGCAGCGAGATTGAAGCCTTGCGCGAAAGCCTCAGGAACGTCTCCTCGGCCATCCGGGAAACCAACGATCCCCAGTTGATAGCTGACCACGTGGTGAGTGGATTCGGGGAGGCTCTGGACGTGGACCACGTCTGGTTCGCTACTTTCCGCGATGAACGCGTTCCCAGCATTCGTGCACAGTGGAACCGCCCCGGTCTTTCGATGCTTCCGGCAAGGCTGGGCGAGAGCGAAAACGCCATTGCCGAGGCAGCCAACAGATTGTGGGCCGACGCGGACGTGCTGGCGGTCGAGGACCACCGCGAAGACCCGGACTCCGGCATTGCCAAGGCTCTGCGTGAATGGTCCGGCGAGCTGAAGCCCGTGTCCACGGTCCTGCTCCCCGTGGGTGAGGGCGCGTCCGCTATGGGCATCATCCTGCTCTCCACCGTCCAGGAACGCCATGAGTGGACCCGCCCCGAGATCGCGCTGATGCAGCACGTAGCCGGAAACGTGGCGCACGGGCTCATCCAAGGCCACCTCATCAGCGCCCAACAGCGGGTCCTGCACCAGCTGCGGCAGCTGGACAAGGCAAAGACCGATTTCCTCGCAACGGTCAACCATGAACTCCGGACACCCTTGACCTCCATCACCGCTTACCTGGACATGATCCAGGACGGATCCGGCGGGCCGGTTCCTGACGGAATCAGGAAGATGCTTGAAGTCATCGCCCGGAACTCCACCCGGCTCCGGCGGCTCATTGAGGACATGCTCACGGTGTCCATGCAGGATGGCAGCAACCTGGACCTCAAGCCGGTGGACATCGCCAAACTCCTCCAGGTGGTGGTGGCTACCCTCCGGCCACTGGCCGAATCCCGCCATGTCTCCTTGTCCTTTACCGAGGGGACGGACGACATCGAAGTCACAGCTGACGAGGCCAAGCTGGAACAGGTTTTTACCAACATCGTTGCCAACGCCA from Arthrobacter sp. StoSoilB20 includes these protein-coding regions:
- a CDS encoding class I SAM-dependent methyltransferase, translating into MFSALQKYLLIPRLIRLSSAAPKDPRTAWDRFWGDIGSTGATGDVLWDSGSDHELNGYLPKLAQLDRSLPVVDVGCGNGSLTRLLAGHFPHALGLDYSANAVERARQESAGIPTASYAVCDMTAPDAALTVATALEAAGWTGDANVFIRGVLHVLDRNGRSAFAANLLPVVGTRGGVFLAETNFPGTPVDYVSHLGATRKFIPGPLEWAIRGLPMPGRFGAAQRSKAFPTADWTLVEEGATSIETRPLSSPSTPDLIPGYFALLRARRA
- a CDS encoding STAS/SEC14 domain-containing protein yields the protein MDHPATPQDHQNVSFDLELEEPGILRLTWPRGARIQESDAQRAMDRVNELCGEDRHPMIVDMATTDDVTRGARSVFAKPCQANRIALWGSSPVDRVIANFFLGIMKPPCPTKFFTSETEALEWLVEA
- a CDS encoding ATP-binding protein; the protein is MGETVADVQHARSAVVADSDKDRLAATTAALAEAGFNVSHAPDAAALAAHLQHTTPSVVVAESPLAHGLRNPGVPILLILAPQESLDFQEVESWRVTDYVVSPIRSGELVHRVETLIGLAAERSRSRSEIEALRESLRNVSSAIRETNDPQLIADHVVSGFGEALDVDHVWFATFRDERVPSIRAQWNRPGLSMLPARLGESENAIAEAANRLWADADVLAVEDHREDPDSGIAKALREWSGELKPVSTVLLPVGEGASAMGIILLSTVQERHEWTRPEIALMQHVAGNVAHGLIQGHLISAQQRVLHQLRQLDKAKTDFLATVNHELRTPLTSITAYLDMIQDGSGGPVPDGIRKMLEVIARNSTRLRRLIEDMLTVSMQDGSNLDLKPVDIAKLLQVVVATLRPLAESRHVSLSFTEGTDDIEVTADEAKLEQVFTNIVANAIKFTPEGGRVGITSSVSDSEGGGLALVEVADNGLGIPEHDLPHIFTRFYRASNATSAAVPGSGLGLAIAHDIISRHMGRMFLDSTLGSGTTVSVELPVGGP